One part of the Xylanimonas allomyrinae genome encodes these proteins:
- a CDS encoding DUF2017 family protein, with amino-acid sequence MTPFRRAPGGYEAFWEEAERRVLAGIAREVAAMLRDQAGLPDPDDDDPLAATAQSTGTPRVPDDDAARRLLPDASRDDPDVAAEFRHLTQTDLATGKVRGLERFADLLDGVGQPAAHPPRDPLAGLLDDAFGDEGDDPFAGDEDDDPFSGVLGGPLGDPLSDALDPGDDGDDGDDGDDGDDPDAVDGDRAVVAISRDDARTVAAALTDVRLVVAQRLGLETDDDVEAMHDEVFADVVSPNPVGGLDPEVRRYWGGVFVAAGFAQESLVTAMLDDLRSQHR; translated from the coding sequence ATGACGCCGTTCCGGCGCGCCCCGGGCGGGTACGAGGCCTTCTGGGAGGAGGCCGAGCGACGAGTGCTCGCGGGCATCGCGCGCGAGGTCGCGGCGATGCTGCGCGACCAGGCCGGGCTGCCCGACCCGGACGACGACGACCCGCTCGCCGCCACCGCGCAGAGCACCGGCACGCCCCGCGTGCCCGACGACGACGCCGCGCGCCGCCTGCTGCCCGACGCCTCGCGCGACGACCCGGACGTCGCGGCGGAGTTTCGCCACCTCACCCAGACGGACCTCGCCACGGGCAAGGTGCGCGGGCTCGAACGGTTCGCCGACCTGCTCGACGGGGTCGGGCAGCCCGCTGCCCACCCGCCCCGCGACCCGCTCGCGGGCCTGCTCGACGACGCCTTCGGCGACGAGGGCGACGACCCGTTCGCGGGCGACGAGGACGACGACCCGTTCTCGGGCGTGCTCGGCGGCCCGCTCGGGGACCCGCTCTCCGACGCCCTCGATCCTGGCGACGATGGCGACGATGGCGACGATGGCGACGATGGCGACGACCCCGATGCGGTCGACGGCGATCGCGCCGTCGTCGCCATCTCCCGCGACGACGCGCGCACCGTCGCCGCCGCGCTGACCGACGTGCGGCTCGTCGTCGCCCAGCGCCTCGGGCTGGAGACCGACGACGACGTCGAGGCGATGCACGACGAGGTCTTCGCCGACGTCGTCTCCCCGAACCCCGTGGGCGGCCTCGACCCCGAGGTGCGCCGCTACTGGGGCGGAGTCTTCGTGGCCGCGGGGTTCGCGCAGGAGTCGCTCGTCACGGCCATGCTCGACGACCTGCGAAGCCAGCACCGTTAG
- the murI gene encoding glutamate racemase yields MHGDPANDAPIGVFDSGVGGLTVARSILDQLPHEQVLYLGDTANAPYGPKPLAAVRAMALAVMDQLVDEGVKMLVIACNSAAAVALPDARERYEVRRGIPVIEVIRPAARRAVVTSRSGRIGVIGTKATIDSRAYEDAFHVTPGLAITTQACPEFVPLVERGITSGPEILDAAHRYLDPVRDAGVDTLVLGCTHYPLLAGAIAYAMGEDVTLVSSAEETAKDVYRVLVARGLERSPEAPEPRHRFLSTGDTESFEHLARRFLGPEVRLVEAAR; encoded by the coding sequence GTGCATGGTGATCCTGCGAACGATGCCCCCATCGGCGTGTTCGACTCCGGGGTGGGCGGCCTGACCGTCGCCCGTTCGATCCTCGACCAGCTCCCGCACGAGCAGGTGCTCTACCTGGGCGACACGGCCAACGCGCCCTACGGGCCCAAGCCGCTCGCCGCCGTGCGGGCCATGGCGCTCGCCGTCATGGACCAGCTCGTCGACGAGGGTGTGAAGATGCTGGTCATCGCCTGCAACTCGGCGGCAGCAGTCGCACTGCCGGACGCGCGCGAGCGCTACGAGGTGCGCCGCGGCATCCCCGTGATCGAGGTGATCCGCCCCGCCGCGCGCCGCGCCGTCGTGACCTCGAGGTCGGGGCGCATCGGCGTCATCGGCACCAAGGCCACCATCGACTCGCGCGCCTACGAGGACGCGTTCCACGTCACCCCCGGCCTGGCCATCACGACCCAGGCATGCCCGGAGTTCGTGCCGCTCGTCGAGCGGGGCATCACGTCGGGTCCCGAGATCCTCGACGCCGCGCACCGCTACCTCGACCCCGTGCGGGACGCCGGCGTCGACACGCTCGTGCTGGGCTGCACGCACTACCCGCTGCTCGCAGGCGCCATCGCCTACGCCATGGGCGAGGACGTCACGCTCGTGTCGAGCGCCGAGGAGACCGCCAAGGACGTCTACCGCGTCCTGGTCGCGCGCGGGCTGGAGCGCTCGCCCGAGGCGCCCGAACCGCGGCACCGGTTCCTCTCGACGGGGGACACCGAGTCGTTCGAGCACCTCGCGCGCCGGTTCCTCGGCCCCGAGGTGCGCCTCGTGGAGGCCGCCCGATGA
- a CDS encoding MBL fold metallo-hydrolase, translating into MRLRTLGVAGSAPRPDSPASTYLVQVPADVVAAGVASGVVPADVEVRDWNVVVDLGNGGFGYVQRHVAPHDLDAVLLSHLHADHCVDLSVLFVHLKYHPERGLRRTGRHPDLPVYGPSDVAERAAQIYGRGDDESMDGIFDFRAWADGAGVRIGPIEVTPRRVFHPVEAYGMRITGPSSMRPGERAVLAYTGDTDYCANVVEVSRGAGLLLAEAAFVEGRDDHVEPGIHLTGARAGRIAAEAGVGRLVLTHLPSWTDPRVVLAEASGTYDGPIEVARPDGSQEV; encoded by the coding sequence ATGAGACTGCGCACGCTCGGCGTCGCGGGGTCGGCGCCACGGCCCGACTCGCCCGCCTCGACCTACCTGGTGCAGGTGCCCGCCGACGTCGTCGCCGCGGGCGTCGCCTCGGGCGTCGTGCCCGCCGACGTCGAGGTGCGTGACTGGAACGTCGTCGTCGACCTCGGCAACGGGGGGTTCGGGTACGTGCAGCGGCACGTCGCTCCGCACGACCTCGATGCCGTCCTGCTCAGCCACCTGCACGCCGACCACTGCGTCGACCTGTCGGTGCTCTTCGTCCATCTCAAGTACCACCCGGAGCGGGGGCTGCGGCGCACCGGCAGGCACCCGGACCTTCCCGTGTACGGGCCGTCCGACGTCGCCGAGCGCGCCGCGCAGATCTACGGGCGCGGCGACGACGAGTCGATGGACGGGATCTTCGACTTCCGGGCGTGGGCCGACGGCGCCGGCGTGCGGATCGGGCCGATCGAGGTCACCCCGCGGCGGGTGTTCCACCCGGTCGAGGCGTACGGCATGCGGATCACCGGCCCGTCGTCGATGCGGCCGGGGGAGCGTGCGGTGCTGGCCTACACGGGTGACACCGACTACTGCGCGAACGTCGTCGAGGTGTCGCGCGGTGCCGGGCTGCTGCTGGCCGAGGCCGCGTTCGTCGAAGGGCGCGACGACCACGTCGAGCCGGGGATCCACCTCACCGGCGCCCGTGCCGGACGCATCGCTGCCGAGGCCGGCGTCGGCCGCCTCGTCCTGACCCACCTGCCGTCGTGGACCGATCCGCGGGTGGTGCTCGCCGAGGCGAGCGGAACGTACGACGGGCCGATCGAGGTCGCCCGGCCCGACGGATCACAGGAGGTCTGA
- a CDS encoding DUF3054 domain-containing protein, producing MSESSPSSGKPSGKPSGKPAGAEPVPGPVVTTARAAVYDVVVVLVFLLFGTASHDSAAQGTRHVVALGASFLVALAVGWAVARAWRSPARPWPTGVTVWLSTVVVGVLLRRLLVEGAGFGAGFLLITTGFLGVTLLGWRLLARPPKRRPAA from the coding sequence ATGAGCGAGTCGTCGCCGTCCAGCGGAAAGCCCAGCGGCAAGCCCAGCGGAAAGCCGGCCGGGGCGGAGCCGGTCCCGGGCCCCGTCGTCACCACGGCGCGCGCGGCCGTCTACGACGTCGTGGTGGTGCTCGTCTTCCTGCTGTTCGGCACCGCGAGCCACGACTCCGCGGCCCAGGGGACGAGGCACGTGGTGGCCCTCGGGGCGTCGTTCCTCGTCGCCCTCGCAGTCGGCTGGGCAGTCGCGCGCGCCTGGCGTAGCCCGGCGCGGCCGTGGCCCACCGGCGTGACCGTGTGGCTGAGCACCGTCGTCGTCGGCGTGCTGCTGCGTCGTCTGCTCGTCGAAGGCGCCGGGTTCGGTGCGGGCTTCCTGCTCATCACGACCGGGTTCCTGGGTGTCACGCTCCTGGGCTGGCGCCTGCTCGCACGCCCACCGAAGCGCCGGCCGGCCGCCTGA
- the rdgB gene encoding RdgB/HAM1 family non-canonical purine NTP pyrophosphatase yields the protein MVVPDGARLVLATHNRKKLVELVAILRTQPGLDALPDGAVVTAGDLGAPEPVEDGVTFEENALIKARALARATGLPAVADDSGLAVDVLGGAPGIFSARWAGRHGDDQANLDLLLAQLDAIADPQHRRAGFVCAAALVTPDGATQVFRGEMRGVLVTAARGTYGFGYDPILVPDEQDPAADGSPGTLTSAELTPEAKNAISHRGKAFRALAPAIAAALG from the coding sequence GTGGTCGTTCCCGACGGCGCCCGGCTGGTCCTGGCGACGCACAACCGCAAGAAGCTGGTCGAGCTGGTGGCGATCCTGCGCACCCAGCCGGGGCTGGACGCGCTGCCCGACGGCGCCGTCGTGACCGCAGGCGACCTGGGCGCCCCCGAGCCGGTCGAGGACGGTGTGACGTTCGAGGAGAACGCGCTCATCAAGGCGCGGGCGCTGGCCCGGGCGACGGGTCTGCCCGCGGTCGCGGACGACTCGGGCCTGGCGGTCGACGTCCTGGGCGGGGCGCCGGGCATCTTCAGCGCCCGCTGGGCGGGGCGGCACGGCGACGACCAGGCGAACCTGGACCTGCTGCTGGCCCAGCTCGACGCGATCGCCGACCCGCAGCACCGGCGTGCCGGGTTCGTCTGCGCGGCGGCCCTGGTGACGCCGGACGGGGCCACGCAGGTGTTCCGCGGCGAGATGCGCGGGGTGCTGGTCACTGCGGCACGCGGCACCTACGGGTTCGGCTACGACCCGATCCTCGTGCCCGACGAGCAGGACCCGGCGGCGGACGGCTCGCCCGGCACCCTCACGAGCGCGGAGCTGACCCCCGAGGCGAAGAACGCGATCAGCCACCGTGGCAAGGCGTTCCGCGCGCTGGCGCCGGCCATCGCGGCGGCGCTGGGCTGA
- the rph gene encoding ribonuclease PH yields the protein MTNPAVPAVRPDGRAPDELRPVRITRGWLDAAEGSVLVEFGATRVLCAASFTEGVPRWKKGSGEGWVTAEYAMLPRATSTRSDRESVKGRVGGRTHEISRLVGRSLRAVVDVAALGENTIVLDCDVLQADGGTRTAAITGAYVALADAVAWGVRHGHVKGGRTVLTDSVSAVSVGIVDGVPMLDLPYVEDVRADTDMNVVVTGSGTFVEVQGTAEHAPFDRAELDTLLDLAVAGNARLAELQRAALAQEPAR from the coding sequence ATGACCAACCCCGCTGTTCCCGCAGTCCGCCCCGACGGGCGCGCCCCTGACGAGCTGCGCCCGGTGCGCATCACCCGCGGCTGGCTCGACGCCGCCGAGGGCTCGGTGCTCGTCGAGTTCGGTGCCACACGCGTGCTGTGCGCGGCGTCGTTCACCGAGGGGGTGCCCCGCTGGAAGAAGGGCTCGGGCGAGGGCTGGGTCACGGCGGAGTACGCCATGCTCCCCCGGGCGACGTCCACGCGCTCGGACCGCGAGTCGGTCAAGGGTCGCGTCGGGGGGCGCACGCACGAGATCTCCCGGCTCGTGGGCCGGTCGCTGCGCGCCGTCGTCGACGTCGCCGCGCTGGGCGAGAACACGATCGTGCTCGACTGCGACGTGCTCCAGGCCGACGGCGGCACCCGCACCGCGGCGATCACGGGCGCGTACGTGGCGCTCGCCGACGCCGTCGCGTGGGGGGTGCGTCACGGGCACGTCAAGGGCGGGCGCACGGTGCTGACCGACTCGGTGTCGGCCGTGAGCGTCGGCATCGTCGACGGCGTGCCGATGCTCGACCTTCCGTACGTCGAGGACGTGCGCGCCGACACCGACATGAACGTCGTCGTCACCGGCTCGGGCACGTTCGTCGAGGTGCAGGGCACGGCCGAGCACGCGCCGTTCGACCGTGCCGAGCTCGACACGCTGCTGGATCTCGCGGTGGCCGGCAACGCGCGGCTCGCCGAGCTGCAGCGGGCGGCCCTCGCGCAGGAGCCGGCGCGGTGA
- a CDS encoding ABC-F family ATP-binding cassette domain-containing protein, with the protein MHLTATDVAFAYPPVADDAAPADGPREHNAWGEGRLTRYERASAERRRRSGTVVEHVTLRVSDGVRLGVVGENGSGKSTLLHLLAGTLTPTAGQVRRHGTIAVVEQELVVASGQTVGDVVATALAGVRAVAAELEAAAAAFSADQAEGDLDGLAALLARADHLAAWDADRRIDVALTRLGAPRERDRLLETLSIGQRYRVRLACRLAERSDLLLLDEPTNHLDDEAIGFLTEELAAWRGGVVLVTHDRQLLDDVATAILDLDPSMDGRPVLYGQPGYLAYRFAKSQALHRWRQRYRAERKRAAALLAQRDRTYEGLSDEWRPPKGSQKHRRGTRARTHVKAADRLIERLESQAVEVPVPPLELRFPDLPSLDPGWDPAQPLVEVRNPLVLGDPEPGGGARRVRLDLPGTRVAVPPAGRLLVVGANGTGKSTLLAALSGRLPLDRGTRTAVDGVRVGVVGQENAPIVGRGLDDPRTLTGFDAAANEALALLARGALDPDHVVPVAALGLLAEEDLDRPLAELSAGQRRRFELARTLLAAPHLLVLDEPTNHLSIDLVDELTLALARTSAAVVVATHDRRMREDLADWPTLVLGA; encoded by the coding sequence GTGCACCTGACCGCGACGGATGTCGCCTTCGCGTACCCGCCCGTCGCGGACGACGCCGCGCCCGCCGACGGCCCGCGCGAGCACAACGCCTGGGGCGAGGGGCGCCTGACCCGGTACGAGCGCGCGTCGGCAGAGCGGCGCCGCCGCTCGGGCACCGTGGTCGAGCACGTCACGCTGCGCGTGTCCGACGGCGTCCGGCTCGGCGTCGTCGGCGAGAACGGGTCCGGCAAGTCGACCCTGCTGCACCTGCTCGCCGGCACCCTCACCCCCACGGCCGGGCAGGTGCGCCGGCACGGCACGATCGCCGTCGTCGAGCAGGAGCTGGTCGTGGCTTCCGGGCAGACCGTCGGCGACGTCGTCGCGACGGCGCTCGCGGGCGTGCGCGCGGTCGCGGCCGAGCTGGAGGCCGCGGCTGCGGCGTTCTCCGCGGACCAGGCCGAGGGCGACCTCGACGGGCTCGCCGCGCTGCTGGCGCGCGCCGACCACCTCGCGGCGTGGGACGCCGACCGTCGCATCGACGTCGCCCTCACGCGGCTGGGCGCGCCGCGCGAGCGCGACCGCCTGCTGGAGACCCTGAGCATCGGGCAGCGCTACCGCGTGCGCCTGGCGTGCCGGCTCGCCGAGCGCAGCGACCTGCTGCTGCTCGACGAGCCGACCAACCACCTCGACGACGAGGCCATCGGGTTCCTCACCGAGGAGCTCGCCGCGTGGCGCGGCGGCGTCGTGCTCGTCACCCACGACCGGCAGCTTCTCGACGACGTCGCGACCGCGATCCTCGACCTCGACCCGTCGATGGACGGGCGGCCTGTGCTGTACGGGCAGCCGGGGTACCTCGCCTACCGGTTCGCCAAGTCGCAGGCGCTGCACCGGTGGCGGCAGCGGTACCGGGCCGAGCGCAAGCGGGCCGCGGCGCTCCTGGCCCAGCGGGACCGCACCTACGAGGGGCTGAGCGACGAGTGGCGGCCCCCCAAGGGCTCGCAGAAGCACCGTCGCGGCACACGGGCGCGCACGCACGTGAAGGCCGCGGACCGGCTCATCGAGCGGCTGGAGTCGCAGGCGGTCGAGGTGCCCGTGCCGCCGCTCGAGCTGCGGTTCCCGGACCTGCCGTCGCTCGACCCGGGCTGGGACCCCGCGCAGCCGCTGGTCGAGGTGCGCAACCCGCTGGTCCTGGGCGACCCCGAGCCGGGCGGCGGGGCGCGGCGCGTGCGGCTCGACCTGCCGGGGACGCGCGTCGCGGTGCCGCCGGCGGGACGGCTCCTGGTCGTCGGTGCCAACGGGACGGGCAAGTCGACGCTGCTGGCGGCGCTCAGCGGCCGGCTCCCGCTCGACCGCGGCACGCGCACGGCCGTCGACGGCGTCCGCGTCGGCGTCGTCGGGCAGGAGAACGCCCCGATCGTCGGGCGTGGGCTCGACGACCCGCGCACCCTGACGGGGTTCGACGCCGCCGCCAACGAGGCGCTCGCACTGCTCGCGCGCGGGGCGCTCGACCCCGACCACGTGGTGCCCGTCGCCGCGCTCGGCCTGCTGGCCGAGGAGGACCTCGACCGGCCGCTCGCCGAGCTGTCGGCCGGGCAGCGGCGGCGGTTCGAGCTGGCGCGCACCCTGCTCGCCGCTCCGCATCTGCTCGTGCTCGACGAGCCGACCAACCACCTGTCGATCGACCTGGTCGACGAGCTCACGCTCGCGCTCGCCCGCACCAGCGCGGCCGTCGTCGTCGCGACGCACGACCGCCGCATGCGCGAGGACCTGGCGGACTGGCCCACGCTCGTGCTCGGCGCCTGA
- a CDS encoding NUDIX hydrolase family protein produces the protein MTASAELPPPDDWEPPAPRTTGWLTPEDLAVVRAQLPLVYVDAVPVRVDESGDVVAVGLLLRMGTTRGLARSLVSGRVLYHERIRDALLRHLEKDLGPVALPQVPPSPQPFTVAEYFPTPGITSYHDPRQHAVSLAYVVPVTGDCRPQQDALDLEWLTPEEACGDAVQAEFVHGQGALVRQAMAWAGRLT, from the coding sequence GTGACCGCCTCCGCCGAGCTGCCGCCCCCTGACGACTGGGAGCCGCCGGCACCCCGCACCACCGGATGGCTGACGCCCGAGGACCTGGCGGTGGTGCGCGCGCAGCTTCCGCTCGTGTACGTCGATGCCGTGCCCGTGCGGGTCGACGAGTCCGGTGACGTCGTCGCCGTCGGCCTGCTGCTGCGGATGGGGACGACGCGCGGCCTGGCCCGCTCGCTCGTCTCGGGCCGCGTGCTGTACCACGAGCGGATCCGCGACGCCCTCCTGCGGCACCTGGAGAAGGATCTCGGCCCGGTCGCCCTGCCGCAGGTCCCGCCGTCGCCGCAGCCGTTCACGGTCGCCGAGTACTTCCCCACCCCGGGCATCACGTCCTACCACGACCCGCGCCAGCACGCGGTGTCGCTCGCGTACGTCGTCCCCGTGACGGGCGACTGCCGCCCCCAGCAGGACGCGCTCGACCTCGAGTGGCTCACGCCCGAGGAGGCGTGCGGCGACGCCGTGCAGGCCGAGTTCGTCCACGGGCAGGGTGCGCTCGTCCGGCAGGCGATGGCCTGGGCGGGCCGGCTGACCTGA
- the trxA gene encoding thioredoxin encodes MATVDLTDDTFQQAISENDIVLVDFWASWCGPCRQFAPIFEKSSETNADIVHGKLDTEAQQRIAAAAGITAIPTLMAFREGVLVFNQAGALPAHALQEVVDAVKGLDMDEVRKAIKEHEHTPQEA; translated from the coding sequence ATGGCAACCGTCGACCTCACCGACGACACCTTCCAGCAGGCCATCTCCGAGAACGACATCGTGCTGGTCGACTTCTGGGCCTCCTGGTGCGGCCCGTGCCGCCAGTTCGCGCCGATCTTCGAGAAGTCGTCCGAGACGAACGCCGACATCGTCCACGGCAAGCTGGACACCGAGGCCCAGCAGCGCATCGCGGCGGCCGCCGGCATCACCGCGATCCCGACGCTCATGGCGTTCCGGGAGGGCGTGCTGGTGTTCAACCAGGCCGGCGCCCTGCCGGCCCACGCCCTCCAGGAGGTCGTGGACGCGGTCAAGGGCCTCGACATGGACGAGGTCCGCAAGGCGATCAAGGAGCACGAGCACACGCCGCAGGAGGCGTGA
- a CDS encoding ABC transporter permease subunit, producing the protein MAGSAFARKQRQLTIPFVVGALALYTALFILPSAYSVYASLTDWNGIDPPRWVGLRNYAMLAEDPVFRQAVVNTAWITLGVGSVLFVLSFVVILVMRELRFVRFVRGALFLPHLVSTIVLAIFWAALFRYDGLLNSLLGALHVGPVTWMGPDSAFWLVLLGLVWIHLGYYVTILMAGVDAIPRHFYEAAFLDGAGPWQRFRHVTLPLAWDVVGVAAILWTISSVKIFEFILAFSGGRAPCPPSPSGTRPCSSTARRWAAPPRRSSSATRPQAPSSRSRSSPSSSSCCAVRCGASPSSSEQGASMRFARPAPRARRVSPTAQLDGGPLHGVVAVLVWLTVLFSVGALAFVVLSAFKSSAAIVANPWSLPDGLHLENWRTAWVDGNLGHGFRNSALLVATVAVATVVVAAPAAYVLSRRSGWAINATVVYFVLGLGIPMQVIVLPLYALMLRLGLISSLSGLFVMYVVVNLPFTVFLLTGFFGSLPSELEDAAALDGLSPNRTFWSIMLPLARGGLTTAMLLTGINVWNETFLALMFIQTNDKYTLPLSILNYYQQQQYSGSDYGALFAAASISILPMIVLYAWCGRRLTIGITSGALK; encoded by the coding sequence ATGGCCGGCTCCGCGTTCGCCCGCAAGCAGCGTCAGCTCACGATCCCCTTCGTGGTCGGCGCACTGGCCCTGTACACCGCGTTGTTCATCCTCCCGTCGGCGTACTCGGTGTACGCGAGCCTGACCGACTGGAACGGCATCGACCCGCCCCGGTGGGTCGGCCTGCGCAACTACGCGATGCTCGCCGAGGACCCGGTGTTCCGGCAAGCCGTCGTCAACACCGCGTGGATCACGCTCGGGGTCGGTTCCGTGCTGTTCGTGCTGAGCTTCGTCGTCATCCTCGTGATGCGCGAGCTGCGGTTCGTGCGGTTCGTGCGGGGCGCGCTGTTCCTGCCCCACCTGGTGTCCACGATCGTCCTGGCGATCTTCTGGGCGGCGCTGTTCCGCTACGACGGCCTGCTCAACTCGCTGCTCGGGGCCCTCCACGTCGGCCCCGTGACGTGGATGGGGCCGGACTCGGCGTTCTGGCTGGTGCTGCTGGGGCTGGTCTGGATCCACCTGGGCTACTACGTCACGATCCTCATGGCCGGCGTCGACGCCATCCCCCGCCACTTCTACGAGGCGGCGTTCCTGGACGGCGCCGGCCCGTGGCAGCGGTTCCGGCACGTGACGCTGCCGCTGGCGTGGGACGTGGTGGGGGTCGCCGCGATCCTGTGGACCATCAGCTCGGTCAAGATCTTCGAGTTCATCCTGGCCTTCAGCGGGGGCAGGGCGCCCTGCCCCCCGTCACCCAGTGGAACACGGCCCTGTTCGTCTACGGCAAGACGCTGGGCGGCACCGCCGCGGCGTTCGAGTTCGGCTACGCGGCCGCAGGCGCCGTCGTCACGCTCGCGTTCGTCACCGTCCTCGTCGTCGTGCTGCGCCGTGCGATGCGGCGCGAGTCCATCCAGTTCTGAGCAGGGAGCCTCCATGCGATTCGCCCGCCCCGCGCCGCGTGCGCGCCGCGTCAGCCCCACCGCCCAGCTCGACGGCGGTCCGCTGCACGGCGTCGTCGCCGTGCTCGTGTGGCTGACCGTGCTGTTCAGCGTCGGCGCGCTCGCGTTCGTCGTGCTCAGCGCCTTCAAGTCCTCCGCGGCGATCGTCGCCAACCCGTGGTCGCTGCCGGACGGCCTGCACCTGGAGAACTGGCGCACGGCGTGGGTCGACGGCAACCTCGGCCACGGGTTCCGCAACTCGGCGCTGCTGGTCGCGACGGTCGCCGTCGCCACCGTCGTCGTCGCCGCCCCGGCGGCGTACGTGCTCAGCCGCCGCAGCGGCTGGGCGATCAACGCGACGGTCGTCTACTTCGTGCTCGGCCTGGGCATCCCGATGCAGGTCATCGTGCTCCCGCTGTACGCGCTCATGCTGCGGCTGGGGCTCATCAGCTCCCTGAGCGGGCTGTTCGTGATGTACGTCGTCGTGAACCTGCCGTTCACGGTGTTCCTGCTGACGGGGTTCTTCGGGAGCCTGCCCTCCGAGCTGGAGGACGCCGCGGCGCTCGACGGCCTGAGCCCGAACCGCACCTTCTGGTCGATCATGCTCCCGCTGGCACGCGGCGGGCTGACGACGGCGATGCTGCTGACGGGCATCAACGTGTGGAACGAGACGTTCCTGGCGCTCATGTTCATCCAGACCAACGACAAGTACACGCTGCCGCTGTCGATCCTCAACTACTACCAGCAGCAGCAGTACTCGGGCAGCGACTACGGGGCGCTCTTCGCGGCGGCGTCGATCTCGATCCTGCCGATGATCGTGCTCTACGCGTGGTGCGGACGCCGCCTGACGATCGGGATCACGAGCGGCGCCCTCAAGTAG
- a CDS encoding ABC transporter substrate-binding protein has protein sequence MRTPLTAARAAIAGGAVAALTLAGCSAKGQATQLDPSGDASFTYWSMWNPNEPQAKILADAIAEFTADTGIEVDVQWQGREVVTKLLPTLTSGAAADLVDGSVNALGPIVAADAQLDLTPAYELTVPGDERPLSAVIPEAYVKAVEDAEGEPTMVPYEVMSEGVWFDAAAHPELAQATGSWDEFVAALQKIDATGTPAVAVPSNDAYWVTLLLERALGVDGLRTLATDKTGDAWDAPGVAQALAAFDELRPFFPDGYEANQGADAQNLWAGGGAAAYLSGTWVPSEAAPNVGKGFTFESVQLPPLRPGGSTAVGANFIGFAIPASADDAAAAQKFIAYFAQKKHAERIATEAVQISPRADVSVPAELTSIADALRAGDLYPDQGGLARDYPDWYSTIYRTAVTGFVTGQYDAEAFVEQAKRQTVDYLATHG, from the coding sequence ATGCGCACACCCCTCACCGCCGCGCGTGCCGCGATCGCCGGCGGCGCCGTCGCCGCCCTGACGCTCGCCGGATGCTCGGCGAAGGGACAGGCCACGCAGCTCGACCCGAGCGGCGACGCCTCGTTCACCTACTGGTCGATGTGGAACCCGAACGAGCCGCAGGCGAAGATCCTCGCCGACGCCATCGCCGAGTTCACCGCCGACACGGGCATCGAGGTCGACGTCCAGTGGCAGGGCCGCGAGGTCGTCACCAAGCTGCTCCCGACGCTCACGTCGGGCGCGGCCGCCGACCTGGTCGACGGCTCGGTCAACGCCCTCGGCCCGATCGTCGCCGCCGACGCCCAGCTCGACCTGACACCGGCCTACGAGCTCACCGTCCCCGGCGACGAGAGGCCCCTGTCGGCGGTCATCCCGGAGGCCTACGTCAAGGCGGTCGAGGACGCCGAGGGCGAGCCGACCATGGTCCCCTACGAGGTCATGAGCGAGGGCGTGTGGTTCGACGCCGCCGCCCACCCCGAGCTCGCGCAGGCGACCGGCTCGTGGGACGAGTTCGTCGCCGCGCTCCAGAAGATCGACGCGACGGGTACGCCTGCGGTCGCCGTCCCGAGCAACGACGCGTACTGGGTGACGCTCCTGCTCGAACGCGCGCTCGGCGTCGACGGCCTGCGCACGCTCGCGACCGACAAGACCGGCGACGCCTGGGACGCCCCCGGCGTCGCGCAGGCGCTGGCGGCGTTCGACGAGCTGCGCCCGTTCTTCCCTGACGGCTACGAGGCCAACCAGGGCGCCGACGCCCAGAACCTGTGGGCCGGCGGCGGCGCCGCCGCCTACCTGTCGGGCACGTGGGTGCCGAGCGAGGCCGCCCCCAACGTCGGCAAGGGCTTCACGTTCGAGTCCGTGCAGCTTCCCCCGCTGCGCCCCGGCGGCAGCACCGCCGTCGGCGCCAACTTCATCGGGTTCGCCATCCCGGCGTCCGCCGACGACGCCGCCGCCGCGCAGAAGTTCATCGCGTACTTCGCCCAGAAGAAGCACGCGGAGCGGATCGCGACCGAGGCCGTGCAGATCTCGCCGCGCGCCGACGTCAGCGTGCCGGCCGAGCTGACCTCGATCGCCGACGCGCTGCGCGCCGGGGACCTGTACCCCGACCAGGGCGGGCTGGCGCGTGACTACCCGGACTGGTACTCGACCATCTACCGCACCGCCGTGACCGGCTTCGTGACCGGTCAGTACGACGCCGAGGCGTTCGTCGAGCAGGCCAAGCGCCAGACCGTCGACTACCTGGCGACGCACGGCTGA